The following coding sequences lie in one Nycticebus coucang isolate mNycCou1 chromosome 18, mNycCou1.pri, whole genome shotgun sequence genomic window:
- the LOC128570510 gene encoding keratin, type I cuticular Ha1, with amino-acid sequence MSYSCVLPSLSCRTSCSSRPCVPPSCHGCTLPGACNIPANVGSCNWFCEGSFNGREKETMQFLNDRLASYLEKVRQLERENAELESRIQERCQEQDPLVCANYQSYFRTIEELQQKILCTKSENARLVVQIDNAKLAADDFRTKYETELSLRQLVESDINGLRRILDELTLCKSDLEAQVESLKEELLCLKSNHEQEVNTLRCQIGDRLNVEVDAAPTVDLNRVLNETRCQYEALVDTNRREVEEWFTRQTEELNKQVVSSSEQLQSCQAEIIELRRTVNALEIELQAQHNLRNSLENTLTESEARYSSQLAQVQCMVTNVEAQLAEIRCDLERQNQEYQVLLDVRARLECEIETYRGLLESEDCKLPCNPCATTNACGKPMGPCVPSPCAPCVPSVPCTPCAPRPRCGPCNSFVR; translated from the exons ATGTCTTACTCCTGTGTCCTGCCCAGCCTCAGCTGCCGCACCAGCTGCTCCTCCCGGCCCTGTGTGCCCCCCAGCTGCCATGGCTGCACCCTGCCTGGGGCCTGCAATATCCCTGCCAATGTGGGCAGCTGCAACTGGTTCTGCGAGGGCTCCTTCAATGGCAGAGAGAAGGAGACCATGCAGTTCCTGAATGACCGCCTGGCCAGCTATCTGGAGAAGGTGCGGCAGCTGGAGCGGGAGAACGCGGAGCTGGAGAGCCGCATCCAGGAGCGCTGCCAGGAGCAGGATCCCTTGGTGTGCGCCAACTACCAGTCCTACTTTCGCACCATTGAGGAGCTCCAGCAGAAG ATCCTGTGCACCAAGTCTGAGAATGCCAGGCTGGTGGTGCAGATTGACAATGCCAAACTAGCTGCGGATGACTTCAGGACCAA GTACGAGACAGAGCTGTCCCTGCGGCAGCTGGTGGAGTCGGACATCAATGGTCTGCGCAGAATCCTGGATGAGCTGACCTTGTGCAAGTCTGACCTGGAGGCCCAGGTGGAGTCCCTGAAGGAGGAGCTGCTCTGCCTCAAGAGCAACCATGAGCAG GAAGTCAACACCCTGCGTTGCCAGATTGGAGACCGCCTCAATGTGGAGGTGGATGCTGCCCCCACTGTGGACCTGAACCGGGTTCTGAATGAGACCAGGTGTCAATATGAGGCCCTGGTGGACACCAACCGCAGGGAAGTGGAGGAATGGTTCACCAGGCAG ACCGAAGAGCTGAACAAGCAGGTGGTGTCCAGCTCAGAGCAGCTGCAGTCCTGCCAGGCAGAGATCATTGAGCTGAGACGCACAGTCAATGCCCTGGAGATTGAGCTGCAGGCCCAGCACAACCTG AGAAACTCCCTGGAAAACACGCTGACAGAAAGCGAGGCCCGCTACAGCTCCCAGCTGGCCCAGGTGCAGTGCATGGTGACCAACGTGGAGGCCCAGCTGGCGGAGATCCGCTGTGACTTGGAGCGGCAGAACCAGGAGTACCAGGTGCTGCTGGACGTGCGTGCCCGGCTGGAGTGTGAGATCGAGACGTACCGAGGCCTGCTGGAGAGTGAGGACTGCAA GCTGCCCTGCAACCCTTGTGCTACAACCAATGCGTGCGGCAAGCCCATGGGGCCCTGTGTCCCCAGTCCCTGTGCCCCCTGTGTTCCTTCTGTCCCCTGCACGCCCTGTGCCCCACGTCCCCGCTGTGGGCCCTGCAACTCTTTTGTGCGCTAG